Proteins co-encoded in one Sediminispirochaeta bajacaliforniensis DSM 16054 genomic window:
- a CDS encoding Crp/Fnr family transcriptional regulator produces MTYLESGTSFDRKRLQDIVDALPLQLHGKGDILLRQGDLSSLCFFVIKGCLRQYFYDEKATEQTVEFYTEGEFFADFGRKDQQTKSDFFITCLDDSALIVGKSDFEQNMYEVFPELKELNLQLLERKFGKVQHSFAAFKASTPEERYTSLKNSRPDLLTRVPQHQIASYLGITLESLSRIKKRLSRLS; encoded by the coding sequence TTGACATATCTGGAAAGTGGTACTTCGTTCGACAGAAAACGTCTTCAGGATATAGTCGATGCCCTTCCCTTACAGTTGCATGGCAAAGGAGATATTCTGCTTCGCCAGGGAGATCTCTCCTCTCTTTGCTTTTTTGTGATAAAGGGATGCCTCCGACAGTATTTTTATGATGAAAAAGCTACAGAACAGACCGTCGAGTTTTATACCGAAGGAGAATTTTTTGCAGATTTTGGACGGAAAGATCAGCAAACGAAGTCTGATTTCTTTATTACCTGCCTGGATGATTCTGCATTAATCGTCGGCAAAAGTGACTTCGAGCAGAACATGTACGAAGTATTCCCTGAATTGAAGGAACTAAATTTGCAGTTATTAGAGCGGAAATTCGGTAAAGTTCAGCACTCCTTTGCTGCTTTCAAAGCCTCAACGCCCGAAGAACGTTACACATCATTGAAAAACTCGAGGCCCGACCTTCTTACTCGGGTTCCCCAGCATCAGATCGCGAGTTATCTGGGAATAACTCTTGAATCTCTGAGCAGAATTAAAAAGCGATTGTCCCGGCTTTCATGA